In a genomic window of Pseudomonas oryzihabitans:
- a CDS encoding CrfX protein, protein MHDPFEASLKALLNTPARPQDEEGDDQARLHRVLKTANRQVGAGALFDLIGRHWVSALLVALGNGAPHLKPRSRRSGRTGPSSRRS, encoded by the coding sequence ATGCACGATCCCTTCGAAGCGTCCCTCAAGGCGCTGCTCAATACCCCGGCTCGGCCGCAAGACGAGGAGGGCGATGACCAGGCCCGCTTGCATCGGGTACTCAAGACGGCCAACCGCCAGGTCGGTGCCGGCGCGCTCTTCGATCTGATCGGACGGCACTGGGTATCCGCGCTGCTGGTGGCGCTGGGCAATGGGGCGCCTCATCTGAAGCCGCGGTCACGCCGCTCCGGGCGTACCGGTCCTTCTTCGCGGAGATCTTGA
- a CDS encoding mechanosensitive ion channel family protein, which yields MEFDIWTQSLLSAMTTLWSKVAGFIPNVFGALVVILAGFAVAKILDTVLSKVLAKLGLDRVLAGAGVTKQLAKIGIRMPVTTLIGRIVYWFVLLVFLVSAAESLGLQRVSSTLDVMALYVPKIFGAALVLIVGVLLAQLVSGLVHGAAESVGLDYAAGLGRLAQGLVIIISISVAVGQLEIKTELLNMVIAIVLTAFALAAALALGLGSRGLVAQILAGIYVRELYEVGQWVTLAEVEGEIEEIGTAKTLILTEEGDIVSVPNRLLLEAQVRSR from the coding sequence ATGGAATTCGATATCTGGACCCAGAGCCTGCTATCCGCCATGACCACCCTGTGGAGCAAGGTAGCCGGCTTCATTCCCAACGTCTTCGGTGCCCTGGTGGTGATCCTGGCTGGCTTCGCGGTCGCCAAGATCCTCGATACGGTGCTGTCCAAGGTGCTGGCCAAGCTCGGCCTGGACCGGGTGCTCGCAGGCGCGGGAGTCACCAAGCAACTGGCCAAGATCGGTATCCGCATGCCGGTCACCACCCTGATCGGCCGGATCGTCTACTGGTTCGTCCTGCTGGTGTTCCTGGTCTCGGCGGCCGAGTCCCTGGGCCTGCAGCGGGTGTCGTCCACGCTGGACGTCATGGCCCTGTACGTGCCGAAGATCTTCGGCGCTGCGCTGGTCCTCATCGTCGGCGTGCTGCTGGCGCAACTGGTCAGCGGGCTGGTCCATGGCGCAGCCGAGAGCGTCGGCCTGGACTACGCAGCCGGCCTTGGACGTCTGGCCCAAGGCCTGGTCATCATCATCTCGATTTCGGTCGCCGTCGGTCAGCTGGAGATCAAGACCGAACTGCTCAATATGGTCATCGCCATCGTCCTCACCGCCTTCGCCCTGGCTGCGGCGCTGGCGCTGGGGCTTGGTAGCCGTGGGCTGGTTGCGCAAATTCTGGCCGGCATCTACGTACGTGAGCTCTATGAAGTGGGTCAGTGGGTGACCTTGGCCGAGGTCGAGGGCGAAATCGAGGAGATCGGTACTGCTAAGACCCTCATCCTGACCGAGGAGGGTGATATCGTATCGGTACCGAATCGTCTATTGCTGGAGGCGCAGGTTCGCAGTCGCTGA
- the sigX gene encoding RNA polymerase sigma factor SigX: protein MNKPAPHAYDPTALSDEELVQRAHGELFHVTRAYEELMRRYQRTLFNVCARYLGNDRDADDVCQEIMLKVLYGLKNFEGKSKFKTWLYSITYNECITQYRKERRKRRLVEALSLDPMEEASEERAPKLEEKGGMDRWLIHVGQIDREILVLRFVAELEFQEIADIMHMGLSATKMRYKRALDKLRDKFAAEVEG from the coding sequence TTGAATAAGCCCGCCCCCCATGCCTACGACCCGACTGCGCTCAGCGATGAAGAGCTGGTGCAGCGTGCGCATGGCGAACTCTTCCATGTGACGCGGGCCTACGAGGAACTGATGCGCCGTTACCAGCGCACCCTGTTCAACGTCTGTGCGCGTTACCTGGGGAACGACCGGGATGCGGACGATGTCTGCCAGGAGATCATGCTGAAGGTGCTTTACGGTTTGAAGAATTTCGAAGGCAAATCGAAATTCAAGACCTGGTTGTACAGCATTACCTACAATGAGTGCATCACCCAGTACCGCAAGGAGCGCCGCAAGCGGCGCCTGGTGGAGGCATTAAGCCTGGATCCGATGGAAGAAGCCTCGGAAGAGCGGGCGCCGAAGCTGGAGGAGAAGGGAGGAATGGATCGCTGGTTGATCCATGTGGGGCAGATCGATCGGGAGATCCTGGTACTGCGTTTCGTCGCGGAACTGGAGTTCCAGGAGATTGCCGACATCATGCACATGGGGCTCAGCGCCACCAAGATGCGCTACAAGCGGGCACTCGACAAACTGCGTGACAAGTTCGCAGCTGAAGTTGAGGGTTGA
- a CDS encoding OmpA family protein, whose protein sequence is MKLKSTLGVVIGSLLASASLSALAQGQGAVETELFGSRLFTDSQRNMTNADLYGGSVGYFLTDDVELALSYGEYHNARGDHDLGHKNIKGSLAALDAYYHFGQPGVGLRPYVSGGFAHQSISNRDINQGGRDRSTYANVGAGLKYYFTENLYARTGVQANYNIDYGDTEWSAAVGVGLNFGGSTKKAVAPAPAPAPVADVCTDSDNDGVCDNVDKCPNTPANVTVDANGCPAAAETVRVELDVKFDFDKAVVKPNSYADIKNLADFMQQYPQTSTTVEGYTDSVGTEAYNQKLSERRANAVRNVLVNQYGVQGSRVNAVGYGEAHPVADNATEAGRAVNRRVEASVEAQAK, encoded by the coding sequence ATGAAACTGAAGAGCACCTTGGGCGTCGTGATCGGCTCCCTGCTGGCAAGCGCCTCGCTGAGCGCCCTGGCACAAGGTCAAGGCGCCGTCGAGACCGAACTGTTCGGTAGCCGTCTGTTCACTGACAGCCAGCGCAACATGACCAACGCTGACCTGTACGGTGGCTCCGTTGGCTACTTCCTGACCGATGACGTTGAGCTGGCGCTGTCCTACGGCGAGTACCACAACGCTCGTGGCGACCACGACCTGGGCCACAAGAACATCAAGGGTAGCCTGGCTGCGCTGGATGCCTACTACCACTTCGGTCAGCCCGGCGTTGGCCTGCGTCCGTACGTGTCCGGTGGCTTCGCTCACCAGTCCATCAGCAACCGCGACATCAACCAGGGTGGCCGTGACCGTTCCACCTACGCTAACGTTGGTGCCGGCCTGAAGTACTACTTCACCGAGAACCTGTATGCCCGTACCGGCGTACAAGCCAACTACAACATCGACTACGGCGATACCGAGTGGAGCGCTGCTGTTGGTGTGGGTCTGAACTTCGGTGGTTCCACCAAGAAAGCTGTTGCCCCGGCTCCGGCCCCGGCTCCCGTTGCCGACGTCTGCACCGACTCCGACAACGATGGCGTCTGCGACAACGTCGACAAGTGCCCGAACACCCCGGCCAACGTCACCGTTGACGCCAATGGCTGCCCGGCTGCCGCCGAAACCGTTCGCGTCGAGCTGGACGTGAAGTTCGATTTCGACAAGGCCGTTGTTAAGCCCAACAGCTATGCCGACATCAAGAACCTGGCTGATTTCATGCAGCAGTACCCGCAGACCTCGACCACTGTTGAAGGCTACACCGACTCCGTCGGCACCGAAGCCTACAACCAGAAGCTGTCCGAGCGTCGTGCTAACGCCGTGCGTAACGTGCTGGTCAACCAGTACGGCGTGCAGGGCAGCCGCGTGAACGCCGTTGGTTACGGTGAGGCCCATCCGGTTGCTGACAACGCCACCGAAGCCGGTCGCGCTGTCAACCGTCGCGTAGAGGCCTCGGTCGAAGCTCAGGCCAAGTAA
- the gltA gene encoding citrate synthase, whose amino-acid sequence MADKKAQLIISGADPVDLPVMSGTLGPDVIDVRNLTSTGVFTFDPGFMSTASCESKITYIDGDKGILLHRGYPIEQLAEKSDYLETCYLLLKGELPNAQEKTQFVDTIKNHTMVHEQLKNFFNGFRRDAHPMAIMCGVVGALSAFYHDSLDITDPQHREISAMRLIAKMPTLAAMVHKYSMGQPMMYPRNNLGYAENFLHMMFNTPCEEKPISPVLARAMDRIFILHADHEQNASTSTVRLAGSSGANPFACIAAGIAALWGPAHGGANEAVLKMLDEIGDVSNIDKFVAKAKDKNDPFKLMGFGHRVYKNFDPRATVMKKTCDEVLVELGINDPQLELAMRLEELARKDSYFVERNLYPNVDFYSGIILKAIGIPTSMFTVIFAMARTVGWISHWQEMLSGPYKIGRPRQLYTGVTQRDIPDDRG is encoded by the coding sequence ATGGCTGACAAGAAAGCGCAGTTGATCATCTCGGGAGCGGATCCGGTTGACCTGCCCGTTATGTCCGGCACCCTCGGCCCGGACGTGATCGATGTTCGCAACCTCACCTCCACTGGTGTGTTCACCTTCGACCCGGGCTTTATGTCCACTGCCTCGTGCGAGTCCAAGATCACCTACATCGATGGTGACAAGGGCATCCTGCTGCACCGCGGCTATCCCATCGAGCAACTGGCGGAAAAATCCGACTATCTCGAGACCTGTTACCTGCTGCTCAAGGGTGAGTTGCCGAACGCGCAAGAAAAGACGCAGTTCGTTGACACCATCAAGAACCACACCATGGTTCATGAGCAACTGAAGAACTTCTTCAACGGCTTCCGTCGCGACGCCCACCCCATGGCCATCATGTGCGGCGTGGTCGGTGCCCTTTCGGCCTTCTATCATGACTCCCTGGACATCACCGATCCGCAGCACCGCGAGATCTCGGCGATGCGCCTGATCGCCAAGATGCCGACCCTGGCAGCGATGGTGCACAAGTACTCCATGGGCCAGCCGATGATGTATCCCCGCAACAACCTGGGGTACGCGGAAAACTTCCTGCACATGATGTTCAACACGCCATGTGAGGAAAAGCCGATCAGCCCGGTGCTGGCCCGTGCCATGGACCGCATCTTCATCCTGCATGCGGACCATGAGCAGAACGCCTCCACCTCCACCGTCCGCCTGGCCGGTTCTTCGGGCGCCAACCCCTTCGCCTGTATCGCTGCCGGTATCGCCGCACTCTGGGGCCCGGCCCACGGCGGTGCCAACGAAGCCGTGCTGAAGATGCTGGACGAGATTGGCGATGTCTCCAACATCGACAAGTTCGTCGCCAAGGCCAAGGACAAGAACGACCCCTTCAAGCTGATGGGCTTCGGCCATCGCGTGTACAAGAACTTCGATCCGCGCGCCACGGTGATGAAGAAGACCTGCGACGAGGTATTGGTCGAACTCGGCATCAACGATCCGCAGCTGGAACTGGCCATGCGCCTGGAAGAACTGGCACGCAAGGATTCCTACTTCGTCGAGCGCAACCTCTACCCGAACGTGGACTTCTACTCCGGCATCATCCTCAAGGCCATTGGCATTCCGACCAGCATGTTCACCGTGATCTTCGCCATGGCCCGTACCGTTGGCTGGATCTCGCACTGGCAGGAAATGCTGTCCGGCCCCTACAAGATCGGCCGTCCGCGTCAGCTGTACACCGGCGTGACTCAGCGCGACATTCCAGACGATCGCGGCTGA
- the sdhC gene encoding succinate dehydrogenase, cytochrome b556 subunit: MKEAVNSKRPVNLDLRTIKLPITAYTSILHRISGVILFLGIAVMLYGLHLSLGSEEGFGQVKAFLAYPLVKLVIWGLLSALLYHLVAGIRHLIMDGGAGETLQGGKLGAQLVLVISAVLIILAGVWVW, from the coding sequence GTGAAAGAAGCCGTGAATAGCAAACGACCTGTAAACCTAGATCTCAGGACCATAAAACTTCCTATCACAGCTTATACCTCGATCCTTCACCGTATCTCCGGCGTCATCCTGTTTCTCGGCATCGCGGTAATGCTCTATGGGCTGCACCTGTCGCTGGGTAGCGAGGAAGGCTTCGGTCAGGTGAAAGCTTTTCTGGCCTATCCGCTGGTCAAGCTGGTGATCTGGGGTCTGCTGTCCGCGTTGCTCTACCACCTGGTCGCCGGCATCCGGCACCTGATCATGGACGGCGGCGCCGGCGAAACCCTGCAGGGCGGCAAGCTGGGTGCGCAGCTAGTGCTGGTCATTTCCGCAGTTCTGATCATTCTGGCAGGGGTTTGGGTATGGTAA
- the sdhD gene encoding succinate dehydrogenase, hydrophobic membrane anchor protein, with the protein MVTNVTNLSRSGLYDWMAQRVSAVVLAAYFLFLIGFLILHPGLTFEQWHGLFSHTLMRIFSLLALVSICVHAWVGMWTISTDYLTTMALGKGATAVRFLFQAVCGFAMFAFFVWGVQIFWGV; encoded by the coding sequence ATGGTAACCAACGTCACCAATCTTTCGCGTTCCGGTCTCTACGACTGGATGGCTCAACGGGTTTCGGCAGTCGTTCTCGCGGCTTATTTCCTCTTCCTGATCGGCTTCCTGATCCTTCACCCAGGGCTCACCTTCGAGCAATGGCACGGCCTGTTCTCCCACACCCTGATGCGCATCTTTAGCCTGTTGGCGCTGGTGTCCATCTGCGTTCATGCGTGGGTCGGTATGTGGACCATCTCCACCGACTACCTGACCACCATGGCGCTCGGTAAGGGTGCCACCGCCGTGCGTTTCCTCTTCCAGGCGGTATGCGGGTTCGCGATGTTCGCGTTCTTCGTCTGGGGCGTGCAGATCTTCTGGGGTGTTTGA
- the sdhA gene encoding succinate dehydrogenase flavoprotein subunit: MSTIRHISFDAIIVGGGGAGMRAALQLAQSGHKTAVITKVFPTRSHTVSAQGGITCAIASADPNDDWRWHMYDTVKGSDYIGDQDAIEYMCSVGPEAVFELEHMGLPFSRTEQGRIYQRPFGGQSKDYGKGGQAARTCAAADRTGHALLHTLYQGNLKNNTVFLNEWYAVDLVKNQDGVVVGVIAICIETGETVYVKSKATVLATGGAGRIYASTTNALINTGDGVGMALRAGVPVQDIEMWQFHPTGIAGAGVLVTEGCRGEGGYLINKHGERFMERYAPNAKDLAGRDVVARSMVKEVLAGNGCGPNGDHVLLKLDHLGEEVLHSRLPGICELSKTFAHVDPVVAPVPVIPTCHYMMGGIATNIHGQAITQDANGNDKIIEGLFAVGEVACVSVHGANRLGGNSLLDLVVFGRAAGLHLEKALKDGIEHRGASETDLEASLQRLSGVNERTTGEDVATLRKQLQTCMQNYFGVFRTGEYMQKGIAELAQLRERIAKVKINDKSQGFNTARIEALELQNLLEVAEATAIAAENRKESRGAHAREDFEERDDENWLCHTLYFPGEKRVSKRGVNFAPKTVPMFEPKVRTY; the protein is encoded by the coding sequence ATGTCCACAATTCGTCATATTTCGTTTGATGCCATCATCGTAGGTGGCGGCGGCGCCGGTATGCGCGCGGCCCTGCAACTGGCCCAGTCCGGTCACAAGACCGCGGTGATCACCAAGGTTTTCCCGACCCGTTCCCACACCGTGTCCGCCCAGGGCGGCATCACCTGCGCCATCGCTTCGGCCGACCCGAACGATGATTGGCGCTGGCACATGTACGACACCGTCAAGGGGTCGGACTACATCGGTGACCAGGACGCCATCGAATACATGTGCTCCGTCGGCCCGGAAGCGGTCTTCGAACTCGAGCACATGGGGCTGCCGTTCTCTCGTACCGAGCAGGGCCGTATCTATCAGCGCCCCTTCGGCGGTCAGTCCAAGGACTACGGCAAGGGCGGCCAGGCCGCGCGTACCTGTGCCGCAGCCGACCGTACCGGTCACGCCCTGCTGCACACCCTCTATCAGGGCAACCTGAAGAACAACACGGTGTTCCTCAACGAGTGGTACGCCGTGGACCTGGTCAAGAACCAGGATGGCGTCGTGGTCGGCGTCATCGCCATCTGCATCGAGACCGGCGAAACCGTCTACGTCAAATCCAAGGCGACCGTGCTGGCTACCGGCGGTGCCGGTCGTATCTATGCCTCCACCACCAATGCCCTGATCAATACCGGTGACGGCGTGGGCATGGCCCTGCGCGCCGGCGTGCCGGTGCAGGACATCGAAATGTGGCAGTTCCACCCGACCGGCATCGCCGGCGCCGGGGTACTGGTCACCGAGGGTTGCCGCGGTGAAGGTGGCTATCTGATCAACAAGCACGGCGAGCGCTTCATGGAGCGTTATGCGCCCAACGCCAAGGATCTGGCTGGCCGCGACGTGGTCGCCCGTTCCATGGTCAAGGAAGTACTGGCCGGCAACGGTTGCGGCCCCAATGGCGACCACGTGCTGCTGAAGCTGGACCACCTCGGCGAAGAGGTGCTGCACAGCCGCCTGCCTGGCATTTGCGAGCTATCCAAGACCTTCGCCCACGTCGATCCGGTCGTCGCTCCGGTCCCCGTGATCCCCACCTGCCACTATATGATGGGCGGCATTGCCACCAACATCCATGGTCAGGCCATCACTCAGGACGCCAACGGTAACGACAAGATCATCGAAGGCCTGTTCGCCGTCGGCGAAGTGGCTTGCGTGTCCGTGCATGGCGCCAACCGCCTGGGCGGCAACTCGCTGCTGGACCTGGTGGTCTTCGGTCGTGCGGCTGGCCTGCACCTGGAAAAGGCCCTGAAGGACGGTATCGAGCACCGTGGTGCTTCGGAAACCGATCTGGAGGCCTCGCTGCAGCGGCTGTCGGGCGTCAACGAACGCACCACCGGCGAAGACGTCGCTACCCTGCGCAAGCAGCTGCAGACCTGCATGCAGAACTACTTCGGTGTATTCCGTACCGGCGAATACATGCAGAAGGGCATTGCCGAGCTGGCACAGCTGCGCGAGCGTATCGCCAAGGTCAAGATCAACGACAAGAGCCAGGGCTTCAACACCGCCCGTATCGAAGCGCTCGAGCTGCAGAACCTGCTCGAGGTGGCCGAAGCGACCGCCATCGCCGCCGAGAACCGCAAGGAGTCCCGTGGTGCTCACGCTCGCGAAGACTTCGAAGAGCGTGACGACGAGAACTGGCTGTGCCACACCCTCTATTTCCCCGGTGAAAAGCGGGTCAGTAAGCGTGGAGTCAACTTCGCGCCCAAGACCGTACCGATGTTCGAACCCAAGGTTCGGACTTACTAA
- a CDS encoding succinate dehydrogenase iron-sulfur subunit, whose amino-acid sequence MLKVSVYRYNPDQDGLPSMQEFQVDTGGKDLMVLDVLALIKEQDEGFSYRRSCREGVCGSDGMNINGKNGLACITPLSSVVKNGKLVVRPLPGLPVIRDLVVDMSIFYKQYEKVKPFLQNETPAPAIERLQSPEDREKIDGLYECILCACCSTSCPSFWWNPDKFLGPAALLQAYRFLADSRDTKTQERLAAMDDPFSVFRCRSIMNCVAVCPKGLNPTKAIGHVRAMLLQSGT is encoded by the coding sequence ATGTTGAAAGTCAGCGTATATCGTTACAACCCGGATCAGGACGGCCTGCCGTCCATGCAGGAGTTCCAGGTCGATACCGGTGGGAAGGACCTCATGGTGTTGGACGTCCTGGCTCTGATCAAAGAGCAGGATGAAGGCTTCTCCTACCGTCGTTCCTGCCGCGAAGGCGTCTGCGGCTCCGACGGTATGAACATCAATGGCAAGAACGGCCTGGCGTGTATCACCCCGCTGTCGTCCGTGGTCAAGAACGGCAAGCTGGTCGTGCGTCCGCTGCCCGGTCTGCCGGTCATCCGTGACCTCGTCGTCGACATGAGCATCTTCTACAAGCAATACGAGAAGGTGAAACCGTTCCTGCAGAACGAGACGCCGGCACCGGCCATCGAGCGTCTGCAGAGCCCGGAAGATCGCGAGAAGATCGACGGCCTGTACGAGTGCATCCTGTGTGCCTGCTGCTCGACGTCCTGCCCGTCCTTCTGGTGGAACCCCGACAAGTTCCTCGGTCCGGCCGCGTTGCTGCAAGCCTATCGTTTCCTGGCTGACAGCCGCGATACCAAGACCCAGGAGCGCCTGGCTGCCATGGACGATCCGTTCAGCGTGTTCCGCTGCCGTTCGATCATGAACTGCGTGGCGGTCTGTCCCAAGGGGCTGAACCCGACCAAGGCCATTGGCCATGTGCGGGCGATGCTGCTGCAGAGCGGTACCTGA
- a CDS encoding 2-oxoglutarate dehydrogenase E1 component, with the protein MHESQMQQLWDSAHLSGGNAAYVEELYELFLHDANAVPEEWRTYFQKLPAVTGNSPDVAHSAIRDHFVLLGKNQRRAQPVSAGTVSSEHEKKQVEVLRLIQAFRLQGHQAAQLDPLGLWKRQPPADLLLNHYGLTDADLDTTFRTGELFIGKEEATLREIRDALQETYCRTVGAEFMHIVDSEERRWFLQRLESVRGRPQYSAEVRTHLLERLTAAEGLEKYLGTKYPGTKRFGLEGGESLIPLIDEIIQRSGSYGVKELVIGMAHRGRLNVLVNTLGKNPRDLFDEFEGKKLVELGSGDVKYHQGFSSNVMTQGGEVHLALAFNPSHLEIVSPVVEGSVRARQDRRGDRTGDKVVPIAIHGDAAFAGQGVVMETFQMSQTRAYKTGGTLHIIINNQVGFTTNRQEDARSTEYATDVAKMIQAPIFHVNGDDPEAVLFVTQLAVDYRMQFKRDVVIDLVCYRRRGHNEADEPSGTQPLMYQQIAKQRTTRDLYADALTQAGVVSSEQVQEQFEAYRGALDEGRHVVASLVKEPNRDLFVDWKPYLGHAWTARHDTRFDLKTLQELANKLLQIPEGVVVQRQVGKILEDRQKMTAGGLPLNWGFAETMAYATLLHEGHPIRITGQDVGRGTFSHRHAVLHNQKDAVPYVPLQHLTDNQPSFEIYDSFLSEEAVLGFEYGYATTTPNALVIWEAQFGDFANGAQVVIDQFITSGEIKWGRLCGLTMLLPHGYEGQGPEHSSARLERYLQLCAEQNIQVCVPTTPAQIYHLLRRQVIRPLRKPLVVLTPKSLLRHKLAISTLEDLAHGSFQTVINELDPIDAQQVKRLVLCSGKVYYDLLEKRRSENRQDIAIVRLEQLYPFPEDDLAEVLAGYPNLERVVWCQEEPMNQGAWYCSQHHMRRAVSAYKAGLGLEYAGRDASAAPACGYASMHAEQQEKLLSDAFTV; encoded by the coding sequence ATGCACGAAAGTCAGATGCAGCAACTGTGGGACAGCGCTCACCTGTCCGGCGGCAACGCTGCTTACGTGGAAGAGCTCTATGAGCTGTTTCTGCACGATGCGAATGCCGTTCCGGAAGAGTGGCGCACCTACTTCCAGAAGTTGCCCGCGGTAACCGGTAACTCGCCGGACGTCGCGCATTCCGCGATTCGCGATCACTTCGTCCTGCTGGGCAAGAACCAGCGCCGAGCTCAACCGGTCTCTGCCGGTACCGTCAGCTCTGAACACGAGAAGAAGCAGGTCGAAGTCCTGCGTCTGATCCAGGCGTTCCGTCTGCAAGGCCATCAGGCGGCCCAACTCGACCCGCTGGGTCTGTGGAAGCGTCAGCCGCCTGCCGATCTGCTGCTGAACCACTACGGCTTGACCGATGCCGACCTGGATACCACCTTCCGTACCGGTGAATTGTTCATCGGCAAAGAGGAAGCAACTCTCCGCGAAATCCGGGATGCGCTGCAAGAGACATATTGCCGCACAGTGGGTGCGGAGTTCATGCACATCGTCGATTCCGAAGAGCGTCGCTGGTTCCTCCAGCGCCTCGAAAGCGTCCGCGGTCGTCCCCAGTATTCCGCCGAAGTGCGCACCCATCTGCTGGAGCGTCTGACCGCCGCCGAGGGCCTGGAAAAGTACCTGGGCACCAAGTACCCGGGCACCAAGAGGTTCGGTCTGGAAGGCGGCGAGAGTCTGATCCCGCTGATCGACGAGATCATCCAGCGTTCCGGTTCCTATGGCGTGAAGGAGCTGGTGATCGGCATGGCCCACCGTGGCCGCCTCAACGTCCTGGTCAACACCCTGGGCAAGAACCCGCGCGACCTGTTCGACGAGTTCGAAGGCAAGAAGCTCGTCGAGCTGGGCTCGGGTGACGTGAAGTATCACCAGGGCTTCTCGTCCAACGTCATGACCCAGGGCGGTGAAGTCCACCTGGCGCTGGCGTTCAACCCCTCGCACCTGGAGATCGTCTCTCCGGTGGTGGAGGGTTCGGTGCGGGCACGTCAGGATCGTCGTGGCGATCGTACGGGTGACAAGGTCGTGCCCATCGCCATCCACGGCGACGCCGCCTTCGCTGGCCAAGGCGTGGTCATGGAAACCTTCCAGATGTCGCAGACCCGTGCCTACAAGACCGGTGGCACCCTGCACATCATCATCAACAACCAGGTGGGCTTCACCACCAACCGCCAGGAAGACGCGCGCTCCACCGAGTACGCCACCGACGTCGCCAAGATGATCCAGGCGCCGATCTTCCACGTGAATGGCGACGATCCCGAAGCGGTGCTGTTCGTCACCCAACTGGCGGTCGACTACCGCATGCAGTTCAAGCGTGACGTGGTCATCGACCTGGTGTGCTACCGCCGCCGTGGTCACAACGAGGCCGATGAGCCGAGCGGCACCCAGCCGCTGATGTACCAGCAGATCGCCAAGCAGCGCACCACCCGCGACCTCTACGCCGATGCCCTGACCCAGGCTGGCGTCGTGTCCAGCGAGCAGGTTCAAGAGCAGTTCGAAGCCTACCGCGGCGCGCTGGACGAAGGTCGCCACGTGGTGGCCAGCCTGGTCAAGGAGCCCAATCGCGATCTGTTCGTCGACTGGAAACCCTATCTGGGCCACGCCTGGACCGCGCGCCACGACACCCGCTTCGACCTGAAGACCCTGCAGGAGCTGGCCAACAAGCTGCTGCAGATTCCAGAAGGCGTCGTGGTACAGCGCCAGGTCGGCAAGATCCTCGAGGATCGGCAGAAGATGACCGCTGGCGGCCTGCCGCTGAACTGGGGCTTCGCCGAGACCATGGCTTACGCCACCCTGCTGCACGAAGGCCATCCGATCCGTATCACCGGTCAGGACGTTGGTCGTGGCACCTTCTCCCACCGTCATGCGGTGCTGCACAACCAGAAGGACGCCGTGCCTTATGTGCCCCTGCAACATCTGACGGATAACCAGCCTTCGTTCGAAATCTACGACTCCTTCCTCTCCGAGGAAGCGGTGCTGGGCTTCGAATACGGCTACGCCACCACCACGCCCAATGCGCTGGTGATCTGGGAAGCCCAGTTCGGTGACTTCGCCAACGGTGCCCAGGTCGTCATCGACCAGTTCATCACCAGCGGCGAAATCAAGTGGGGCCGCCTGTGTGGCCTGACCATGCTGCTGCCCCACGGCTACGAGGGCCAGGGCCCGGAACACTCCTCGGCGCGCCTGGAGCGTTACCTGCAACTCTGTGCCGAGCAGAACATCCAGGTGTGTGTGCCGACCACCCCGGCGCAGATCTACCACCTGCTGCGTCGCCAGGTGATCCGCCCGCTGCGCAAGCCGCTGGTGGTGCTCACGCCCAAGTCGCTGCTGCGTCACAAGCTGGCCATCTCGACCCTGGAAGACCTGGCCCATGGCTCCTTCCAGACCGTGATCAACGAGCTGGACCCCATCGATGCCCAGCAGGTCAAGCGCCTGGTGCTGTGCAGCGGCAAGGTCTACTACGACCTGCTGGAAAAGCGCCGCAGCGAGAATCGCCAGGACATCGCCATCGTCCGTCTGGAACAGCTCTACCCGTTCCCGGAAGACGACCTGGCCGAAGTCCTGGCTGGCTATCCGAACCTCGAGCGCGTGGTCTGGTGCCAGGAAGAGCCGATGAACCAGGGCGCCTGGTACTGCAGCCAGCATCACATGCGCCGCGCCGTCTCCGCCTACAAGGCCGGTCTCGGCCTGGAGTACGCCGGTCGCGATGCCTCGGCAGCCCCGGCTTGCGGCTATGCCTCCATGCACGCCGAACAGCAGGAAAAGCTGCTGTCGGATGCCTTCACCGTTTGA